From a single Paenibacillus sp. FSL R5-0345 genomic region:
- a CDS encoding LLM class flavin-dependent oxidoreductase: MMEQYRIDERKGLELGLYTLGDHTTDALTGKAISERQRIQEIVSAAKLAEDAGLDVFGVGESHQPKFITSAASVVLGAIANATERIKLVSSATVLSTADPVRVYEDFATLDLLSGGRAEIVAGRGSRLGAYELFGYDVRDYEELFEEKIELLMKINESDRITWEGKYRPALNDMEIFPKPLNGKLPIWRAVGGPPASAIKAGRMGIPMMLTTLGGPSSAFKGSVDAYRMVAAQSGFNPAELPVSTTSLMYIDPDSQKAFRNYYPYLNHLMKELRGSSYPKDQFAEAISVRNALLVGSPQQIVEKILYQHEMYGHNRFLAQIDVGGLPYPQVEQIIDLFASEVAPAVRRATATKK; the protein is encoded by the coding sequence ATGATGGAACAATATAGAATCGATGAGAGAAAAGGGTTGGAGCTAGGTTTATACACGTTAGGTGATCACACCACAGATGCCTTAACAGGTAAAGCAATTAGTGAACGACAACGGATTCAAGAGATCGTATCTGCTGCCAAATTAGCTGAGGATGCTGGATTAGATGTATTTGGAGTAGGTGAGAGTCATCAACCGAAATTCATTACCTCTGCAGCCTCGGTTGTCCTTGGAGCTATAGCAAATGCTACCGAGCGTATAAAGCTTGTAAGTTCAGCCACTGTGCTAAGCACTGCAGATCCTGTACGTGTATATGAGGACTTCGCAACTTTGGATTTGTTATCCGGCGGTAGAGCAGAGATTGTTGCTGGACGCGGATCGCGTCTTGGTGCTTATGAACTCTTTGGTTATGACGTAAGAGATTACGAAGAATTATTCGAAGAGAAAATTGAATTACTTATGAAAATAAATGAGTCTGATCGTATCACGTGGGAAGGGAAATACCGCCCTGCTTTAAATGATATGGAAATCTTCCCTAAACCTTTGAATGGCAAATTGCCAATCTGGCGAGCCGTTGGAGGACCCCCAGCAAGTGCAATTAAAGCAGGAAGAATGGGGATTCCGATGATGCTGACCACCCTTGGCGGCCCGTCATCTGCTTTTAAGGGTTCGGTGGACGCGTATCGTATGGTTGCAGCACAATCAGGATTTAATCCAGCGGAGCTTCCAGTCAGCACTACTTCATTAATGTATATTGATCCGGACTCACAAAAAGCATTCCGCAATTACTATCCTTATCTCAATCACTTGATGAAAGAGCTTCGCGGATCGAGTTATCCGAAGGATCAATTTGCGGAAGCGATAAGTGTGAGAAATGCGCTGCTTGTGGGTAGTCCACAACAAATTGTAGAGAAGATCCTCTATCAGCATGAGATGTACGGACATAACCGTTTTCTAGCTCAAATTGATGTTGGTGGGTTACCTTATCCTCAAGTGGAACAAATTATTGACTTGTTCGCATCTGAAGTAGCACCAGCCGTAAGACGCGCTACAGCTACTAAGAAATAA
- a CDS encoding ring-cleaving dioxygenase has protein sequence MKQQPINGQHHVSMITKDAKQNLWFYTEVLGLRLVKKTVNQDDPSMYHLFYGNRNGAPGTEVSFFEMPNAGRTRKGTNSISSFSLLVPSDEALSYWASRLDSFEVPHEAIVSIGERKSLTFYDRDELMVHLVSAEKDNGIELVEPWITEDIPTKYAIVGLGPVELTVREASRTKAVLEDILGYTQVRTVPSMGDPKVMVDIFETDKGGLYTELQLKEINDKDRERPGRGSIHHVAIRVKDVEELTEWAAKITAAGFKNTGVIDRYYFHSLYFRDPNHILFELATDGPGFEIDEAFDALGENLTLPSFLEERREEIESKLHPIR, from the coding sequence ATGAAACAACAACCCATAAACGGACAACATCATGTGTCCATGATTACTAAAGACGCTAAACAAAACTTGTGGTTTTATACAGAGGTACTGGGCCTAAGACTTGTGAAGAAAACAGTAAATCAGGACGATCCTTCCATGTACCATCTATTTTACGGCAATCGCAATGGCGCTCCTGGCACCGAGGTATCTTTCTTTGAAATGCCAAATGCAGGTCGGACTCGCAAAGGGACGAACAGTATTAGTTCTTTCTCCCTTCTTGTTCCTAGTGATGAAGCCTTGTCATATTGGGCTAGTCGATTAGATTCTTTTGAAGTACCTCATGAAGCTATTGTAAGTATAGGGGAGCGTAAGTCGCTTACTTTTTATGATAGGGATGAATTGATGGTCCATCTAGTATCTGCTGAAAAAGATAACGGAATTGAGCTCGTTGAACCGTGGATTACAGAAGATATCCCTACAAAGTATGCCATCGTGGGGTTAGGACCCGTTGAATTGACTGTACGTGAGGCTAGCCGAACAAAAGCGGTTTTGGAAGATATTTTAGGCTATACACAAGTTCGGACAGTGCCTTCCATGGGTGATCCGAAGGTTATGGTGGATATTTTTGAAACAGATAAGGGTGGTTTGTACACTGAACTTCAGCTCAAAGAAATAAATGACAAGGATCGGGAGAGACCAGGTAGAGGCAGTATTCATCATGTGGCTATTAGAGTGAAGGATGTTGAAGAATTAACCGAATGGGCCGCCAAAATCACTGCTGCAGGGTTTAAAAATACGGGGGTCATTGATCGTTATTACTTCCATTCCTTGTATTTCCGGGATCCGAACCATATTCTCTTTGAGCTTGCTACAGATGGCCCAGGATTTGAGATTGATGAAGCTTTTGATGCACTAGGAGAGAATTTGACCTTACCTTCATTTCTGGAAGAACGTCGTGAAGAGATTGAATCGAAGCTTCATCCTATCCGTTAA
- a CDS encoding MarR family winged helix-turn-helix transcriptional regulator, giving the protein MRNNGFTEDNQLSLLIWLRLVRVYENSNDLSNEFLKQFGLTVNQFDTLVQILIHQPVTQMEIAEHLTITKGGVSHMLGRLEKEEFIERKQDWKVKYITLTEKGQTLIEKVLPLQSDFQASLFDPLTDEEKKVFYSMLKKIHRHSQDVNRLPRGVQ; this is encoded by the coding sequence ATGAGGAATAATGGATTCACTGAAGATAACCAGTTAAGCTTATTGATCTGGTTACGGCTGGTAAGGGTATATGAGAATAGTAACGATCTTTCTAATGAGTTCTTGAAACAATTTGGCTTAACTGTCAATCAGTTCGATACATTGGTACAAATATTAATACATCAACCTGTGACACAGATGGAGATCGCCGAGCACCTAACCATTACTAAAGGCGGAGTATCGCATATGTTAGGCCGATTAGAGAAGGAAGAGTTCATTGAACGCAAACAGGATTGGAAAGTGAAGTACATTACTTTAACGGAAAAGGGTCAAACACTTATCGAGAAGGTGTTGCCTTTGCAATCAGACTTCCAAGCTTCGTTATTCGATCCATTGACTGACGAGGAGAAGAAAGTATTTTACAGCATGCTTAAGAAAATTCATCGGCATAGTCAAGATGTGAATCGGCTCCCGCGAGGGGTCCAGTAG
- a CDS encoding aminoglycoside phosphotransferase family protein, with translation MDSFYKDIPEAATWVSVEPVHKGWSKDKKYYIKTISGSELLLRTSDISQYDQKKREYEAILRLVDQDILMSRPLQFGVCNGGQSVYSLLTWIDGEDAEKIIPTLSVEEQYQLGVKAGQYLQSIHQMPAGKDQVPWADYYNRKIDKYITNYKACGIVLKGEDQVIQFIEANRYLLDGRPQTFQHGDYHVGNMIVTKSGDLGIIDFNRFDDGDPWEEFNRITFCAMISAEFASGRIHGYFNNNVPDLFFKMMALYIASNQLSSIYWAIPFGKEDVADMLSRAESVLKWYDDFQTYIPNWYLASK, from the coding sequence ATGGATTCTTTCTATAAAGACATACCGGAAGCCGCTACATGGGTAAGTGTTGAGCCTGTTCATAAAGGTTGGTCAAAGGATAAGAAATACTACATAAAGACCATTAGTGGCAGCGAACTTTTGCTGAGAACATCAGATATTTCTCAATATGATCAGAAAAAGCGGGAATACGAAGCAATTCTACGGCTGGTAGATCAAGATATTTTGATGTCAAGGCCGCTACAGTTTGGGGTATGCAATGGTGGTCAGAGTGTATATTCCTTATTGACTTGGATTGATGGGGAGGATGCGGAAAAGATTATCCCTACGCTAAGTGTAGAAGAGCAATATCAATTGGGTGTGAAAGCGGGACAATACTTACAATCTATACATCAAATGCCTGCGGGGAAAGATCAAGTGCCGTGGGCTGATTATTATAATCGGAAGATCGATAAATACATTACCAACTATAAAGCATGCGGCATTGTTCTAAAGGGAGAAGATCAAGTCATTCAATTTATAGAGGCGAATCGATACTTACTTGACGGACGCCCTCAAACTTTTCAGCATGGTGACTACCATGTGGGAAACATGATCGTTACGAAGTCGGGTGATTTGGGGATTATTGATTTCAACAGGTTTGATGATGGTGATCCGTGGGAGGAATTTAATCGAATTACATTTTGTGCGATGATAAGTGCAGAGTTCGCTTCGGGTCGTATTCATGGATATTTTAATAACAATGTCCCGGACTTGTTCTTTAAAATGATGGCTTTATATATTGCTAGCAACCAGTTATCAAGCATTTATTGGGCCATTCCATTTGGGAAAGAGGACGTTGCTGATATGCTGAGCAGGGCGGAAAGTGTTCTGAAGTGGTATGATGATTTTCAAACCTATATTCCAAATTGGTATTTGGCAAGCAAGTAG
- a CDS encoding PadR family transcriptional regulator: MSTLLNSLITELRRGTLTLAVLSQLRTPQYGYSLVQLLEESSIAIDQSTLYPLLRRLEKQELVTSSWDTSESRPRKYYVLSDYGVEIFLQLKEEWLKNSKELYGLLQGEDDHEAD; encoded by the coding sequence ATGAGTACTTTATTAAACTCCTTAATTACAGAGCTTAGGAGAGGTACGTTAACACTAGCTGTTTTAAGTCAATTACGAACACCACAGTATGGATACTCGCTCGTTCAATTACTGGAGGAATCCAGCATCGCTATTGATCAAAGCACCTTGTATCCATTGCTTCGCCGATTAGAGAAACAGGAACTAGTGACGAGTAGCTGGGACACATCCGAGAGCAGACCCCGTAAGTATTATGTCTTAAGTGACTATGGCGTAGAAATTTTTTTGCAGCTAAAGGAAGAATGGCTTAAGAATTCGAAAGAACTCTACGGCCTATTACAAGGGGAGGATGACCATGAAGCTGATTGA